The following are encoded in a window of Pseudalgibacter alginicilyticus genomic DNA:
- a CDS encoding glycosyltransferase encodes MKLAIVTAYPPSKVTLNEYAYHLVKHFRQKEDVTELILLTDKTEGEKDIHFTQAGCRITIKECWSFNSYANVLSVTKAINKTRPDAVLFNLQFMKFGDKKIAAALGLMLPLVCKLKRIPNIVLLHNILEEVDLGSAGFTNNKLMQKVYGFIGTTLTKLILQADTVAVTIEKYVDVLEKKYKAKNIKLIPHGTFEIPEEPDYIIPTDPMQVMTFGKFGTYKKVEGMIEAVEMVRKSTGLNLEVVIAGTDNPNVPGYLDKVQDDYKEIPQVRFTGYVEESEVPKLFNESAVVVFPYTSTTGSSGVLHQAGSYGKAVVMPDLGDLAHLVKDEGYQGEFFEPTSVESLARAIENIVTNEPYRIKLGKANYKAATALPMSRITDMYLETFDTIMLNKNVTKSEEREIMA; translated from the coding sequence ATGAAATTAGCCATTGTAACAGCATATCCACCAAGTAAAGTAACATTAAATGAATATGCTTATCATTTGGTAAAGCACTTCAGACAAAAAGAAGATGTGACCGAATTGATTTTGTTAACCGATAAAACAGAAGGAGAAAAAGATATTCATTTTACACAAGCAGGCTGTAGAATAACCATAAAAGAATGTTGGTCCTTTAACAGCTATGCGAATGTATTATCAGTAACAAAAGCTATAAATAAAACAAGACCAGATGCGGTGTTATTTAATCTTCAGTTTATGAAATTTGGCGATAAAAAAATAGCAGCGGCATTAGGTTTAATGCTACCATTGGTCTGTAAGTTAAAACGTATTCCTAATATTGTTTTGTTACATAATATTTTAGAAGAAGTAGATTTAGGAAGTGCAGGTTTTACAAATAATAAATTAATGCAAAAAGTGTATGGATTTATAGGTACTACATTAACCAAACTAATTTTACAAGCTGATACCGTTGCGGTAACTATTGAAAAGTATGTAGATGTTTTAGAAAAGAAATATAAAGCTAAAAACATAAAACTAATTCCTCACGGAACTTTTGAAATTCCTGAAGAACCAGATTATATAATTCCAACAGACCCTATGCAAGTAATGACTTTTGGAAAGTTTGGAACTTATAAAAAAGTAGAAGGTATGATTGAAGCCGTTGAAATGGTTAGAAAATCTACAGGTTTAAACTTAGAAGTTGTAATTGCAGGAACTGACAATCCAAATGTACCTGGATATTTAGATAAAGTTCAAGACGATTATAAAGAAATACCTCAAGTGCGTTTTACAGGATATGTAGAAGAAAGTGAAGTGCCAAAGTTATTTAATGAAAGCGCCGTTGTGGTGTTTCCTTACACTTCTACAACTGGAAGTTCTGGAGTCCTTCACCAAGCAGGAAGTTATGGTAAAGCAGTTGTGATGCCAGATTTAGGAGATTTAGCACACTTGGTTAAGGATGAAGGATATCAGGGAGAATTTTTTGAACCAACTAGTGTTGAAAGTTTAGCCAGAGCAATTGAAAATATAGTAACAAACGAACCTTATAGAATTAAGTTGGGAAAAGCAAATTATAAAGCGGCTACCGCATTACCTATGAGTAGAATAACAGATATGTATTTAGAAACTTTTGATACAATAATGTTAAATAAAAATGTTACTAAATCTGAAGAAAGAGAAATTATGGCTTAG
- a CDS encoding glycoside hydrolase family 2 TIM barrel-domain containing protein — translation MVSINKNILRTILIASYILLIALIVSGISALFSYLNTGADRSTMLHTEIQKVEQYLPKLVWAPLLNEGRLMDQENLNALQNDYLDAWYVKQIAYKTNKTAGIKDYYTDSARKNLYDFIELNAANNITIEATTLKHHPTLEFFSEDGQLAVVTDRNVIEYKRVFKAEKMVLETTEISTYKIVLLLEDGFWRIRHLVKESTKPYIFETSKIITDSLNIKGINYYPKANPWNMFGDAFSIDTISKDFKIIKNAGLNSVRIFVQYEDFGKANVSPKKLKKLKQTLDLADKHHLKVVLTLFDFYGDYSIINWTLNHRHAEKIVTTFKNHNALIAWDVKNEPNLDFESRGKETVIAWLDNMIDLVKSVDTIHPVTIGWSNAKSASILKDKVDIVSFHYYEDLQKLDEAIQTLKTEIPNKPLVLQEFGLSSYSGLWNPFGTSNKDQANYHKKAQEVIAANNLQFMSWTLYDFNNIPKEVVGRLPWRKRAQEHFGFITQKGETKPAFKYISKP, via the coding sequence ATGGTAAGTATTAATAAAAACATATTGCGCACTATATTAATAGCTTCCTATATACTACTTATTGCCTTAATTGTTTCCGGTATCAGTGCCTTGTTTAGTTACCTAAACACTGGTGCCGACCGAAGCACAATGTTACATACCGAAATTCAAAAAGTAGAACAATATTTACCAAAACTAGTTTGGGCGCCTTTACTCAACGAAGGCAGACTTATGGACCAAGAAAACCTTAACGCCTTACAAAACGATTATTTAGACGCTTGGTACGTTAAACAAATTGCTTATAAAACCAATAAAACGGCTGGTATTAAAGATTATTATACAGACAGTGCAAGAAAGAATTTATATGATTTTATAGAATTAAATGCTGCTAATAACATAACTATTGAAGCCACCACTTTAAAACACCATCCTACTTTAGAATTTTTTAGTGAAGATGGTCAATTAGCTGTTGTCACAGACCGTAATGTCATTGAATACAAACGTGTGTTTAAGGCTGAAAAAATGGTTTTAGAAACCACGGAAATATCCACCTATAAAATAGTTTTGTTATTAGAAGATGGTTTTTGGCGCATCCGGCATTTAGTAAAAGAAAGTACGAAGCCTTATATATTTGAAACTTCAAAAATTATTACAGACAGTTTGAATATTAAAGGTATTAACTATTACCCAAAAGCAAACCCTTGGAACATGTTTGGTGATGCATTTTCTATAGACACCATTTCAAAAGACTTCAAAATTATAAAAAACGCTGGCTTAAATTCGGTTAGGATTTTTGTGCAATACGAAGACTTTGGAAAAGCCAACGTAAGCCCTAAAAAACTTAAAAAATTAAAACAAACTTTAGATTTAGCAGATAAGCATCATTTAAAAGTAGTTTTGACCTTGTTTGATTTTTATGGTGATTATTCCATAATAAATTGGACTTTAAACCACCGCCATGCAGAAAAAATAGTCACCACTTTTAAAAACCACAATGCTCTTATTGCTTGGGACGTTAAAAATGAACCTAATTTAGATTTTGAATCGAGAGGAAAAGAAACGGTTATAGCTTGGCTTGATAATATGATAGATTTAGTAAAATCGGTTGATACCATTCATCCAGTAACCATTGGTTGGTCTAACGCAAAAAGTGCTTCTATTTTAAAAGATAAAGTAGATATTGTTTCATTCCATTATTATGAAGATTTACAAAAATTAGATGAAGCTATACAAACCTTAAAAACGGAAATACCTAACAAACCCTTAGTTTTACAAGAGTTTGGCTTATCGTCTTACTCTGGATTATGGAACCCATTTGGAACGTCCAATAAAGATCAAGCCAATTATCACAAAAAAGCCCAAGAAGTTATTGCTGCTAATAATTTGCAATTTATGTCTTGGACACTTTACGATTTTAATAACATACCAAAGGAAGTCGTTGGACGACTTCCTTGGAGAAAACGGGCTCAAGAGCATTTTGGATTTATCACCCAAAAAGGAGAGACTAAACCCGCATTTAAATACATATCTAAGCCATAA